One Leptospira kanakyensis DNA segment encodes these proteins:
- a CDS encoding sterol desaturase family protein, which yields MFENFTPPPIVTYAIPVFFLLIGIEVYIGYRKNKALYRLNDSIADLSTGIISQIWGLFQKGIGLFAYFYIYEHFRFFEFALTNPWAWVLCIVGQDFCYYWSHRLAHEVNILWAGHVIHHHSEEYNLVVALRQTGLGGIVSWIFYVPLALIGFHPWMYLASGQINLIYQFWVHTKAVGKIGKIGEYLLSTPSHHRVHHAINPIYIDKNHGGIFIIFDRMFGTFREETEPCVYGTVKPLRSFNPVYANIHYYWELIKQAASAPYFLDKIKVFFKPPGWYPRESSKPAGFLPIPEVSPATFHKYDPKPGPEVRTYTTTWFVLVLLLSFAFLLFVGKFALVSQILVTVWVTLSLLAINALIEGKSWAGAMEITRLLFGFLVIAYFGVTWHYYAIGIVCLLVAGIYLYRTSGQKAQAA from the coding sequence ATGTTCGAGAATTTTACACCTCCGCCCATAGTCACGTACGCCATCCCCGTATTCTTCCTTCTGATTGGAATCGAAGTTTACATCGGATACCGCAAAAACAAAGCCCTCTACCGGCTGAACGATTCCATCGCCGATCTAAGCACAGGAATCATCTCCCAAATTTGGGGACTTTTCCAAAAAGGGATCGGACTCTTCGCGTATTTCTATATCTACGAACATTTTCGTTTTTTTGAATTTGCTCTCACCAACCCTTGGGCTTGGGTTCTTTGTATTGTTGGCCAGGACTTTTGTTACTACTGGTCCCACCGGTTGGCTCACGAAGTCAATATCCTTTGGGCAGGCCATGTCATCCACCACCACAGCGAAGAATACAATTTAGTTGTGGCTCTCCGCCAAACAGGTCTCGGTGGAATTGTCTCTTGGATTTTCTATGTTCCGTTGGCTCTTATCGGATTCCATCCTTGGATGTATCTGGCCAGTGGACAAATCAACCTCATTTACCAATTCTGGGTACATACCAAAGCTGTGGGTAAAATTGGAAAGATTGGAGAATACCTTCTTTCCACTCCTTCTCATCACCGCGTCCACCATGCGATCAACCCCATCTATATAGATAAAAACCATGGTGGGATCTTTATCATTTTTGATCGGATGTTTGGAACTTTCCGTGAAGAAACAGAACCTTGTGTGTATGGAACGGTCAAACCCCTTCGTAGTTTCAATCCGGTTTATGCCAATATCCATTACTATTGGGAACTGATCAAACAAGCGGCCAGTGCTCCCTATTTCCTAGATAAAATTAAGGTATTTTTCAAACCGCCAGGTTGGTATCCAAGAGAAAGTTCAAAACCAGCCGGATTTTTACCGATTCCGGAAGTAAGTCCTGCGACTTTCCATAAGTATGATCCGAAACCTGGGCCAGAAGTCAGAACCTATACAACCACTTGGTTTGTTCTCGTCCTCCTTTTGTCTTTTGCCTTCCTTCTCTTTGTGGGAAAATTCGCGCTGGTCTCCCAAATCCTTGTGACCGTTTGGGTGACTCTGTCTCTACTCGCCATCAATGCCCTCATTGAAGGAAAGTCTTGGGCTGGAGCGATGGAAATCACAAGGCTTCTTTTTGGATTTCTAGTGATTGCCTACTTTGGCGTGACTTGGCATTACTATGCGATTGGGATTGTTTGCCTTCTTGTGGCGGGAATCTACCTCTACCGCACGAGTGGACAGAAAGCCCAGGCCGCCTAA
- a CDS encoding M23 family metallopeptidase, with translation MKRNRSYYIILVLILFVVTYSAYAAYQKQKNGPVFLDNHVFQRYNEQWGLWVDLKLEKKSLLEKASEFGILAQEVMEINNLKESDLARLKRPIFFPYSSEYMRGLQEKELFRETVESPIDQFIWPVLPNHKSRISSRIGRRWNTWHTGLDIAIPKNSIVLAAADGVVEESGRSGDYGLAVKIYHHDMNHFHTVYGHNQELLVKPGDVVRKGQIIALSGNTGKSTGPHVHFEVRFHNVYLNPENFLTPYEEGVATSVVGFAD, from the coding sequence ATGAAGCGAAACCGAAGTTACTATATCATTCTAGTCCTAATCCTGTTTGTAGTGACCTACTCCGCATACGCGGCCTACCAGAAGCAAAAAAATGGTCCAGTATTTTTGGACAACCATGTCTTCCAACGTTATAACGAGCAGTGGGGCCTTTGGGTCGACCTAAAGCTTGAGAAAAAAAGCCTTCTTGAGAAAGCATCTGAGTTTGGAATCCTAGCCCAAGAGGTAATGGAGATCAACAACCTAAAGGAATCCGATCTGGCACGTTTGAAACGCCCTATCTTTTTTCCTTATTCCTCTGAATACATGCGAGGGCTCCAAGAAAAAGAACTCTTTCGTGAAACCGTAGAATCTCCTATCGACCAATTCATTTGGCCCGTTCTTCCCAATCACAAATCTCGGATTTCTTCTCGGATTGGAAGGCGTTGGAACACCTGGCATACGGGTCTAGACATCGCCATTCCTAAAAACTCCATCGTCCTTGCAGCAGCAGACGGAGTGGTCGAAGAATCTGGTCGGAGTGGTGACTATGGCCTTGCCGTCAAAATCTACCACCATGACATGAACCACTTCCATACAGTTTACGGACACAACCAAGAGTTACTCGTAAAACCGGGAGATGTCGTTCGTAAGGGACAAATCATTGCTCTCTCTGGAAATACCGGAAAGTCCACTGGCCCCCATGTCCATTTTGAAGTCCGATTCCACAATGTGTATCTCAATCCAGAAAACTTTCTCACTCCCTATGAAGAAGGAGTTGCCACAAGCGTCGTTGGATTTGCAGACTAA
- a CDS encoding HAD family hydrolase: MTNLTKNSWTDEIFNRLTTIIPKAPGIACFDFDNTLIRNDFGEKIMEELLHGGLVYVPKDLSDFFRDKETWKDHSKLDPTEKERLVWEEYTYQLKEYGIEKGYRWTSFIFEGMNQKEYYEVSRRTWERVNLPDRDSGVFPQVEMKDLIAYLNFHHWTVYIVTASPEPGIAAIAHLFPVEESKVIGMKQELGEDGKYSHKLIEPYTYGEGKVKAIEERIGVYPDLAFGDSFNDYPMLCSAKQMAVAINRDNPEFAKACSAKGIYIQPYFTFPPVLA, from the coding sequence GTGACGAACCTGACAAAGAACAGTTGGACGGATGAAATTTTCAACCGTCTGACAACCATCATACCAAAAGCGCCAGGCATCGCCTGTTTTGATTTCGATAACACTCTCATCCGTAACGACTTCGGCGAAAAAATCATGGAAGAACTACTTCATGGTGGACTTGTTTATGTACCAAAAGACCTGTCTGATTTTTTTCGCGATAAAGAAACATGGAAAGATCATTCCAAACTAGATCCTACCGAAAAAGAAAGATTGGTTTGGGAAGAATACACTTACCAATTAAAAGAATACGGAATTGAAAAAGGATACCGTTGGACTAGTTTTATCTTTGAAGGGATGAACCAAAAAGAATACTACGAAGTGTCTAGACGCACTTGGGAAAGAGTGAACCTTCCTGATCGTGATTCCGGTGTGTTTCCTCAAGTGGAAATGAAAGACCTCATTGCTTATTTAAACTTCCACCATTGGACTGTTTATATTGTGACTGCTTCCCCGGAACCAGGGATTGCTGCCATTGCTCATCTTTTTCCTGTCGAAGAATCCAAAGTGATTGGAATGAAACAAGAGTTAGGTGAAGATGGGAAATACTCTCACAAACTCATTGAACCTTATACTTATGGGGAAGGAAAAGTAAAAGCCATCGAAGAAAGAATCGGTGTGTATCCAGACCTTGCCTTCGGTGATTCCTTTAATGACTATCCCATGCTTTGTAGTGCCAAACAAATGGCAGTGGCCATCAACCGGGACAACCCTGAGTTTGCCAAAGCTTGCAGCGCCAAAGGAATTTATATCCAACCTTACTTTACCTTTCCTCCTGTATTGGCTTGA
- the rsmI gene encoding 16S rRNA (cytidine(1402)-2'-O)-methyltransferase — translation MNRLYLVSNSIGNDEDIPPRTKTLLEEADWIIGEEQRTTSTFLKKLGITKPFDLLNEHTSRKEMDEIGMKLATTKRTCLISDSGSPGLEDPGKWLVPLAWEMGVDVRSAPGPTALIAALTSSGFATSPFLFLGFLPREEKERERTLKQYIGLGITIAFYETAYRAKHCLETLAKILPGDRQIFLALGISMANETSFRGSAKEIHKKFPQGLKLPPVFVIEEKKERPRR, via the coding sequence ATGAACCGACTCTATTTAGTATCAAACTCTATTGGGAATGATGAAGACATCCCTCCTCGCACCAAAACCTTGTTAGAAGAGGCCGACTGGATCATCGGGGAAGAACAACGGACTACTTCTACTTTTTTAAAGAAGTTAGGAATTACAAAACCCTTTGATCTACTGAACGAACACACTTCCCGCAAGGAAATGGATGAAATCGGAATGAAACTGGCAACCACCAAAAGAACCTGCCTCATTTCTGATTCGGGAAGTCCAGGCCTGGAAGATCCGGGCAAATGGCTTGTCCCCCTTGCTTGGGAGATGGGAGTGGATGTTCGTTCGGCTCCGGGCCCAACGGCCCTCATTGCAGCCCTAACCAGTTCTGGGTTTGCCACCTCCCCTTTCCTTTTTTTGGGATTTTTACCCCGAGAAGAAAAGGAAAGAGAACGAACTCTCAAACAATACATAGGTCTTGGGATCACGATCGCCTTTTATGAAACAGCTTACCGGGCCAAACACTGCCTAGAAACCTTGGCAAAAATCCTTCCCGGAGACCGTCAGATTTTTTTAGCCCTAGGAATTTCCATGGCAAACGAAACCAGCTTCCGAGGATCGGCCAAAGAAATTCATAAAAAATTTCCGCAAGGCCTCAAACTCCCACCGGTCTTCGTGATTGAAGAGAAAAAAGAAAGGCCGAGGCGATAG
- a CDS encoding helix-turn-helix domain-containing protein produces MVSKVEQPSDGIDQLISESGDYITDVVKENLKLIRHTKGFSLDKLANRCGVSRAMLSQIEQGKSVPTISVLWKIANGLNVPFSELLKEKNQDGIHILKAENSKVLYSNSKVFASRALFPFLGNRKTEFYELILKPGGHEVAEPHKTGTTENLVVVSGKLRLRVGEKVVELDQKDSVFFKADVSHEYSNPTDQETLMYLVMDYTDEIG; encoded by the coding sequence ATGGTAAGTAAAGTAGAGCAACCGAGTGACGGAATAGACCAATTGATTTCAGAATCTGGCGATTATATAACAGATGTCGTCAAAGAAAATCTGAAACTCATCCGCCATACAAAAGGTTTTTCTTTGGACAAACTCGCAAACCGATGTGGTGTGAGCCGCGCGATGTTATCGCAAATCGAACAAGGAAAATCGGTTCCGACAATTTCTGTGTTATGGAAAATTGCAAACGGACTCAATGTTCCTTTTTCCGAACTCTTAAAAGAAAAGAACCAAGACGGAATTCATATCCTCAAAGCAGAAAACTCAAAAGTTCTGTATTCCAATTCCAAAGTTTTTGCAAGCCGTGCTCTTTTCCCTTTCCTTGGAAATCGTAAAACAGAATTCTATGAACTGATTTTAAAACCAGGTGGACATGAAGTTGCCGAACCACATAAAACAGGAACCACTGAAAACTTGGTTGTTGTTTCCGGCAAACTACGGTTACGTGTTGGTGAAAAAGTTGTGGAACTTGACCAAAAAGATTCTGTGTTTTTTAAAGCAGATGTTTCGCACGAGTATTCCAATCCCACTGACCAAGAGACTTTAATGTATCTTGTTATGGATTATACGGACGAAATAGGTTAA
- a CDS encoding 50S ribosomal protein L11 methyltransferase, whose translation MEYRELKVNLPKELSDSFYELLDTLQCAGYYEILFDGEAPKEKDQGLIRDNTNIRIYLQTDEVDKELKILIFLKIHAPNNSNAESRNIETRDYEEAYKEYYKPFSIGTKLWVIPTWEKNEPDTIKLWKPNGGIPLFINPGVAFGTGHHETTKLILEYLDELYTKGEFQFQSACDVGTGSGILSIGLAKFGVSKIFALDIDPNAVKAAWSNWTENEYPKGFQFSVEESGIDNPKLSDTKYDLAIANITFAVLSQNIRHLAKIEAPRIIFSGIITEKKDQFLSLLQSHLPGKLLYSKEWNEWWVLDWVRN comes from the coding sequence TTGGAATATAGAGAACTCAAAGTCAATTTACCCAAAGAATTATCCGACAGTTTTTATGAACTGTTGGATACACTCCAGTGTGCTGGTTATTACGAAATATTATTTGATGGGGAAGCTCCCAAAGAAAAAGACCAGGGCCTAATCCGAGACAATACAAACATTCGTATCTATCTTCAAACCGATGAAGTCGATAAAGAATTAAAGATCCTTATCTTCTTAAAAATTCACGCACCAAACAATTCGAATGCAGAATCCCGAAATATCGAAACTCGTGATTATGAAGAAGCTTATAAAGAATACTATAAACCATTTTCTATCGGGACAAAACTTTGGGTGATTCCCACTTGGGAAAAAAATGAACCCGATACAATCAAACTTTGGAAACCAAATGGAGGGATTCCTCTCTTCATCAATCCGGGTGTGGCTTTCGGAACGGGACATCATGAAACCACCAAACTCATATTAGAGTATTTGGATGAACTTTATACAAAAGGTGAGTTCCAATTTCAATCCGCTTGTGATGTGGGAACAGGTTCTGGAATATTATCCATCGGCCTTGCTAAGTTTGGTGTTTCCAAAATTTTTGCTTTGGACATTGATCCTAATGCGGTAAAAGCTGCTTGGTCCAATTGGACGGAAAACGAATATCCAAAAGGATTTCAATTCAGTGTGGAAGAATCCGGAATTGATAATCCCAAGTTGTCGGATACAAAATACGATTTAGCCATTGCCAATATTACTTTTGCAGTTCTTTCACAAAACATCCGTCATCTGGCAAAAATTGAAGCCCCAAGAATTATATTTTCTGGAATCATCACAGAAAAAAAAGACCAGTTCCTTAGTTTGTTACAAAGTCATTTACCAGGAAAACTCCTCTACTCCAAAGAATGGAATGAATGGTGGGTTCTCGACTGGGTTCGAAACTAA
- a CDS encoding 7TM diverse intracellular signaling domain-containing protein, translating into MFFHQVKFFFVSLIVFLPGVLFSESAIVLSPQLSGKLIWQEVLVLEDKDQSLSETSITNGSNDSRFQKISSPNLGFSKSTFWVRIQIQNPTEELIRWNLVFDFPLLDEIQIFSNNLPKTLVRTLGDTHPFGNRNLDYRNPVFPLESTPGSSSVYYLRIQSESTIPLTLGIWTEREFSDQLNKEQMIFGLFYGILFVMVAYNFFIYIFTYEKSYLFYLFFISSIFFFHLINNGFAFQYLWPNWIFWGNYSLPFFICFSCITGIFFTDNYLNLKKHLPNISKMMWIWAGILFLFSGILFFLHYRIAMVTAIFLTVPTALIMVFSGVSTYLLNVRTSRYFLISWSFFLLGVLLYSLKSLGILPDNQITRWTIQIGTALQTILLSLGLADRINFLTRSLRDNLRELSHAKLKIEESEKRFREIFQGSDEVILMMNENFEVINANRALSKHMGFRLDDLRGKKITDLLYMGRDQKSDYNVMYVNDKLTDLKMTGSIINFKTEFGQKYVKEPKEMYCRLQYIDFDETREVLVTMSSQYEDTIIQLIESEKIELSMNNYLRNAELVSQKITSQLAKYLSTVEQTEVRSSVREIVINAVEHGNLNISFDEKSKALIEGNYLEFLQKRQEDPRYSQKRVKIEYSFTREYVAYRITDEGRGFDHKKHMEKSIEEMNEAHIQHGRGILMTKSVFDRIEYNDRGNQVSLIKFLNKD; encoded by the coding sequence TTGTTTTTCCACCAAGTAAAATTTTTTTTTGTTAGCCTTATTGTATTTTTGCCGGGGGTTTTGTTTTCGGAATCCGCCATCGTACTTTCACCCCAGCTTTCTGGAAAACTCATTTGGCAAGAGGTTCTTGTTTTAGAGGACAAAGATCAGTCCCTTTCGGAAACAAGTATCACCAATGGATCCAATGATTCCCGATTTCAAAAAATCTCCTCACCCAATTTAGGGTTTTCGAAATCAACTTTTTGGGTTCGGATCCAAATCCAAAATCCCACAGAGGAACTCATCCGTTGGAATTTGGTATTTGATTTCCCTCTCCTAGATGAAATTCAAATTTTTAGTAACAACCTTCCCAAAACATTGGTTCGCACTTTAGGGGATACACATCCCTTTGGAAATCGAAATTTGGATTATAGGAATCCTGTATTTCCTTTAGAATCGACACCCGGTTCTAGTTCCGTGTATTATTTACGAATCCAATCGGAATCTACCATTCCACTAACACTTGGTATTTGGACGGAACGTGAGTTTTCTGACCAGCTAAACAAAGAACAAATGATCTTCGGTTTGTTTTATGGAATTTTATTTGTGATGGTCGCTTATAACTTTTTTATTTATATTTTTACTTATGAAAAAAGTTATCTATTTTATTTGTTTTTTATTAGTTCCATTTTCTTTTTCCATTTGATCAACAATGGTTTTGCCTTTCAGTATCTTTGGCCGAATTGGATCTTTTGGGGAAACTATTCTCTCCCATTTTTTATCTGTTTCTCTTGTATTACGGGAATCTTTTTTACCGACAACTATCTCAATTTAAAAAAACACTTACCCAATATTTCAAAAATGATGTGGATTTGGGCGGGAATTCTATTTCTCTTTTCCGGGATTTTGTTTTTCTTGCATTACCGCATTGCGATGGTGACTGCAATTTTCCTAACAGTTCCGACGGCTCTCATTATGGTATTTAGCGGTGTTTCTACTTATTTATTAAATGTCAGGACATCTCGGTATTTTTTGATCTCTTGGTCTTTTTTTCTATTAGGCGTTCTTTTGTATTCTTTAAAGAGTTTGGGTATTTTGCCAGACAACCAAATCACTCGTTGGACCATTCAAATTGGAACTGCTTTGCAGACCATCTTGTTGTCGTTAGGTCTTGCTGATAGGATCAACTTTCTAACTAGAAGCCTTCGGGACAACCTTCGGGAACTTTCTCATGCAAAATTAAAAATCGAAGAATCCGAAAAACGATTCCGGGAAATTTTTCAAGGTTCCGATGAAGTAATTCTGATGATGAACGAAAATTTTGAAGTCATCAATGCCAATAGAGCTCTGTCAAAACATATGGGGTTTCGATTGGATGATTTACGTGGTAAAAAAATCACAGACTTACTCTATATGGGTAGGGATCAAAAATCAGATTATAATGTGATGTATGTAAACGATAAACTCACAGATTTAAAAATGACAGGTTCCATCATTAATTTCAAAACAGAGTTTGGACAAAAATATGTAAAGGAACCAAAAGAAATGTATTGCCGGTTGCAGTACATTGACTTCGACGAAACGAGGGAAGTCCTTGTGACCATGTCTTCTCAATATGAAGATACCATCATCCAACTCATCGAGTCAGAAAAAATCGAACTTTCGATGAATAATTACTTACGAAATGCTGAACTTGTCTCACAAAAGATTACTTCACAACTTGCAAAATATCTATCCACTGTGGAACAAACTGAAGTTAGGTCTTCGGTGCGTGAAATTGTGATCAATGCAGTGGAACATGGAAATTTGAATATTAGTTTTGATGAAAAATCCAAGGCTCTTATCGAAGGAAATTATTTGGAGTTTTTACAAAAAAGGCAAGAAGATCCACGTTATAGCCAGAAACGAGTCAAAATCGAATATTCTTTTACCAGAGAGTATGTTGCTTATCGAATCACTGACGAAGGTCGTGGTTTTGACCATAAAAAACATATGGAAAAATCAATTGAAGAAATGAATGAAGCACACATACAACATGGGCGAGGAATTCTTATGACAAAATCTGTTTTTGACCGGATCGAATACAATGACCGCGGAAACCAAGTGAGTCTAATTAAATTTTTAAATAAAGATTAG
- a CDS encoding flavin monoamine oxidase family protein, whose product MNRKTFLQKLSAVTFGAGLILPKKSFGQTTTVTSSETKPKSSGGKKAIVLGGGLSGLYSAYLLKQTGYEVTVIERGEKLGGRIATYENSELGILQDLGGEWIGEGQSDIKSLVKQLGLDLVPSNVTDRFSLQKSNADSLKISSSSLETLDKVIELHKSLGNTQKQGLDKINFSSYARYQGLTEEEIRSMNELYRVILGADLNQISSESVLDDLSAFQSALKPKFQVRGGAERIIKELSNSLKNQEFILGETVTKVSQQKNQVTVELSSGRSVKGSLVVCSLPSAAVLDIKWMPGLPKDLIYSALRMQTGKISKNLSLVKSKDSLSKFFLSTNTAAETLYVSESAVGNNVTAVTSISTGDRASLFEKGSDRQKKNLMTSSLEEVGELELILESPFVFHSFQKTTGRPGFVSLFPPGSFGIKDIWAEPFERVFFAGEHLAFHTGSMDSAVASAIQAISRT is encoded by the coding sequence ATGAATCGAAAAACCTTCCTACAAAAGCTGAGCGCTGTTACCTTCGGGGCAGGGTTAATCCTTCCTAAAAAATCATTCGGACAAACCACAACAGTTACAAGTTCGGAAACCAAACCCAAGTCTAGTGGTGGGAAAAAGGCCATTGTCCTAGGTGGCGGCCTTTCAGGACTCTACTCTGCCTATCTTTTGAAACAAACTGGGTATGAGGTCACTGTCATTGAAAGAGGCGAAAAATTGGGTGGGCGGATTGCCACCTATGAAAATTCAGAACTAGGAATCTTACAAGATTTAGGTGGTGAGTGGATTGGTGAAGGACAATCAGACATCAAAAGTTTAGTCAAACAACTAGGTTTAGATCTAGTTCCTTCCAATGTTACGGATCGATTTTCACTCCAAAAATCAAATGCGGATTCATTAAAAATCTCTTCTTCTTCCCTCGAAACCTTGGACAAAGTCATTGAACTTCATAAATCTTTGGGCAACACACAAAAACAAGGATTAGACAAAATCAATTTTTCATCCTATGCCCGTTACCAAGGTTTAACAGAGGAAGAAATTCGTTCTATGAACGAATTATACCGAGTGATCCTCGGCGCTGATCTCAACCAAATATCGAGTGAATCAGTGTTAGATGACCTCTCTGCATTCCAATCCGCTTTGAAACCAAAATTTCAAGTACGAGGTGGGGCAGAACGAATCATAAAAGAACTATCAAATTCTCTAAAAAACCAAGAATTCATTTTAGGAGAAACAGTCACAAAGGTTTCCCAACAAAAAAATCAAGTCACTGTAGAACTATCTTCTGGACGTTCCGTAAAAGGAAGTTTGGTGGTTTGTTCTCTACCTTCTGCTGCCGTTCTTGATATCAAATGGATGCCAGGTTTGCCAAAAGATTTGATTTATTCTGCCCTTAGGATGCAAACCGGAAAAATATCTAAAAATTTAAGTTTGGTCAAATCCAAAGATTCCCTGTCAAAATTCTTTTTATCTACAAACACTGCCGCAGAAACCTTATACGTATCTGAATCTGCCGTTGGAAACAATGTAACAGCAGTTACTTCCATAAGCACGGGAGACAGAGCTTCTTTGTTCGAAAAAGGTAGTGATCGTCAGAAAAAAAATCTAATGACATCTTCCTTGGAAGAAGTAGGTGAATTGGAACTAATCCTTGAATCACCTTTTGTTTTCCATAGTTTCCAAAAAACAACCGGCCGACCAGGATTTGTATCCTTGTTTCCACCGGGAAGTTTTGGAATCAAAGATATTTGGGCCGAACCATTCGAAAGAGTATTTTTTGCAGGAGAACATTTGGCATTCCATACAGGAAGTATGGATTCTGCTGTTGCCTCCGCCATCCAAGCCATCAGCAGAACATAA
- a CDS encoding acyltransferase family protein yields MGRLVYLDNLRSFALLLGIVFHAAIVYAAEIKYAIQDTNRSDILSYFCYWIHSYRMPMFYMISGFFSALVLEKKGTKFYLEARFKRVLIPTIFGLIFLAPIQYYLTERLKTNTLELLPFLDYFFTKDHFQHSHIWFLVDLFCFSILYTLIPKSFFTLKFWAKIPKGLPRYLLLLAFCFLFVFFSHSQISKGESYYGIFKLTFIFQFSFFLIGVFSYHWKTILIQKDNNSKIKTLAIFVWAIVVYLLFKDMEIDDPLWIYFQYVNVWVRGFHIFLWVLSPFLWTSFLVFIFQILGNREGKLGSYLIEASLPIYLVHHPISLMYAFWIRDIEWGIWVKFSLHIMVVLGGSFFLYEFLIRKIKPLRILFGLKTT; encoded by the coding sequence ATGGGAAGACTAGTCTATCTCGACAATCTGCGATCTTTTGCTCTCTTGCTGGGAATTGTGTTTCATGCGGCCATTGTGTATGCGGCGGAAATCAAATATGCCATCCAGGATACAAACAGAAGCGATATCCTTTCTTATTTTTGTTATTGGATCCATAGTTATCGGATGCCCATGTTTTATATGATTTCCGGTTTTTTTTCCGCTTTGGTTTTAGAAAAAAAAGGAACCAAGTTTTATTTGGAAGCAAGATTCAAAAGAGTTTTAATTCCTACAATTTTTGGACTTATCTTTCTCGCACCGATCCAGTATTACCTCACCGAACGGTTAAAAACTAATACATTGGAACTTCTTCCATTCCTCGATTATTTTTTTACTAAGGATCATTTCCAACATTCCCATATTTGGTTTTTGGTCGATTTGTTTTGTTTTAGCATTCTTTATACTTTGATACCAAAGTCTTTTTTTACTCTAAAGTTCTGGGCCAAAATTCCCAAAGGACTTCCCAGATATTTACTTCTCCTGGCTTTTTGTTTTCTTTTTGTTTTCTTCTCTCATTCACAGATTTCTAAAGGGGAATCTTATTACGGAATCTTTAAACTTACATTTATATTCCAGTTTTCTTTTTTTCTTATCGGTGTATTTTCCTATCATTGGAAAACCATATTAATCCAAAAGGATAACAATTCTAAAATCAAAACATTGGCCATTTTTGTTTGGGCAATCGTTGTGTATTTGTTATTTAAAGATATGGAAATTGACGATCCACTTTGGATCTATTTCCAATATGTGAATGTTTGGGTTAGGGGATTCCATATTTTTTTATGGGTTTTGTCTCCCTTTTTGTGGACTAGTTTTCTTGTTTTTATATTTCAAATTTTGGGAAACAGGGAAGGTAAACTGGGATCTTATTTGATTGAGGCCAGTCTCCCGATTTATTTAGTCCACCATCCCATCTCTCTTATGTATGCATTTTGGATACGGGATATAGAATGGGGGATATGGGTTAAGTTTTCACTCCATATTATGGTTGTGTTAGGTGGTAGTTTTTTTCTGTATGAATTTTTAATCCGAAAGATAAAACCGTTACGGATTCTTTTCGGATTAAAAACTACATAA
- a CDS encoding HNH endonuclease — protein MTESPSDSFFSDVSDEEIARERRKAKELKSSAWWKNKRSSGVCHYCGKKFKVEELTMDHLIPLIRGGKSVKANLVPACKECNFKKKHSLPFEKEFFS, from the coding sequence ATGACGGAAAGTCCCTCCGATTCATTTTTTTCCGATGTGAGTGATGAAGAAATTGCTCGGGAAAGAAGGAAAGCAAAAGAACTAAAATCAAGTGCCTGGTGGAAAAACAAACGTTCTTCTGGGGTTTGTCATTATTGTGGAAAAAAATTTAAAGTAGAAGAACTTACCATGGACCACCTAATTCCATTGATTCGAGGTGGAAAATCGGTAAAAGCAAACTTAGTTCCTGCCTGCAAAGAATGTAATTTCAAAAAAAAACACAGCCTACCATTTGAGAAGGAGTTCTTTTCCTGA
- a CDS encoding DUF1292 domain-containing protein, translating into MDMKDLGFQGDDFLPSRVTEEIDLVDEKGNNYQWEVFYSFSQMGNDYLVFLPSTEAEFQFVNVEIDDPDSDVPGYIVMRIGQDESGEEILEEILDEDELEEIREYVEDEIGIVGQFLNREE; encoded by the coding sequence ATGGACATGAAGGATTTAGGATTTCAAGGAGATGACTTTCTTCCGTCAAGAGTCACAGAAGAAATCGATCTTGTAGATGAAAAGGGAAACAACTACCAATGGGAAGTGTTTTATTCCTTTTCGCAAATGGGAAATGATTATCTTGTATTTCTCCCATCAACAGAGGCTGAATTTCAGTTTGTCAATGTAGAAATTGATGATCCTGATTCCGATGTTCCCGGATACATTGTTATGCGAATTGGACAAGATGAATCCGGGGAAGAAATTTTAGAAGAAATTCTAGATGAAGATGAGTTAGAAGAAATTCGCGAATATGTAGAAGATGAAATTGGGATTGTTGGACAATTTCTCAACCGGGAGGAATGA